The following coding sequences lie in one Mycobacterium sp. Z3061 genomic window:
- a CDS encoding HAD-IB family hydrolase, translated as MSAADEKDAAVKDLRLPGSVAEIMASPPGPKVGAFFDLDGTLVAGFTAVILTQERLRRRDMGVGELLSMIQGALNHTLGRIEFEELISKASMALAGRLLDDLDEIGERLFNQRIESRIYPEMRELVRAHVARGHTVVLSSSALTIQVNPVARFLGISNTLTNKFETNEDGLLTGGVIKPILWGPGKAAAVQRFAAEHDIDLKDSYFYADGDEDVALMYLVGNPRPTNPEGKMAAVARRRGWPILKFDSRGGVGLRRQIRTLAGFGSMVPVAAGAVGLGLLTRNRRRGVNFFTSNFSSLLLATCGVHLNVIGQENLTAQRPAVFIFNHRNQVDPIISGALVKDNWVGVGKKELQRDPIMGTMGKLLDGVFIDRDDPDSAVEMLRTVEDRARNGLSIVIAPEGTRLDTTEVGPFKKGPFRIAMSVGIPIVPIVIRNAEIIASRNSTTLNPGTVDVAVFPPISVENWTLDTLSDRIAEVRQLYLDTLADWPYDGLPEVDLFAKKRAPAAAEKTPAKKAAAKKAPAKKAPAKKAAAKKAAAKEVPAKKAAAKKAAAKKAPAKKAAVKQPPEPTPDVTPHESSVDPKSVSERRQENSEQSDSTTSQP; from the coding sequence GTGAGCGCCGCAGACGAAAAGGACGCGGCGGTCAAGGACCTACGGTTGCCCGGTTCGGTGGCCGAAATCATGGCCAGCCCACCGGGTCCGAAGGTCGGGGCGTTCTTCGACCTGGACGGAACACTGGTGGCCGGCTTCACCGCCGTCATCCTCACTCAGGAGCGACTGCGCCGCCGCGACATGGGGGTGGGGGAGCTGCTGAGCATGATCCAGGGCGCGCTCAACCACACCCTGGGCCGGATCGAGTTCGAGGAACTGATCAGCAAGGCGTCCATGGCGCTGGCCGGTCGGCTGCTGGACGACCTGGACGAGATCGGCGAGCGGCTGTTCAATCAGCGCATCGAATCCCGGATCTATCCGGAGATGCGGGAATTGGTGCGCGCGCACGTGGCACGCGGCCACACCGTGGTGCTCAGCTCGTCGGCGCTGACCATCCAGGTGAACCCGGTGGCGCGATTCCTGGGCATTTCCAACACGCTCACCAACAAGTTCGAGACCAACGAGGACGGTCTGCTCACCGGCGGCGTGATCAAGCCGATTCTGTGGGGTCCGGGCAAAGCTGCTGCGGTGCAACGCTTTGCGGCCGAGCACGATATCGACTTGAAGGACAGCTACTTCTACGCCGATGGTGACGAGGACGTCGCCCTGATGTACCTGGTCGGCAATCCGCGCCCGACCAACCCCGAGGGCAAGATGGCCGCCGTGGCCAGGCGCCGCGGCTGGCCCATCCTGAAGTTCGACAGCCGCGGCGGTGTCGGGTTGCGTCGTCAGATCCGCACCCTGGCCGGCTTCGGCTCGATGGTTCCGGTTGCGGCCGGCGCGGTGGGTCTGGGCCTGCTGACCCGCAACCGGCGGCGTGGGGTGAATTTCTTCACCTCGAACTTCTCCTCGTTGCTGTTGGCCACCTGCGGTGTGCATCTCAACGTCATCGGTCAGGAGAACCTGACCGCGCAGCGGCCCGCGGTCTTTATCTTCAATCACCGCAATCAGGTTGACCCGATCATCTCCGGTGCGCTGGTAAAGGACAACTGGGTCGGCGTGGGCAAGAAGGAACTGCAGCGCGACCCGATCATGGGCACGATGGGCAAGTTGCTCGACGGGGTGTTCATCGACCGCGACGACCCGGACTCCGCGGTGGAGATGCTGCGCACCGTCGAGGACCGGGCCCGCAACGGCCTGTCCATCGTGATCGCCCCGGAGGGCACCCGGCTGGACACCACCGAGGTCGGCCCGTTCAAGAAAGGGCCGTTCCGGATCGCGATGTCGGTGGGAATTCCCATCGTTCCCATCGTGATCCGCAATGCCGAGATCATCGCGTCGCGCAACTCCACCACGCTGAATCCCGGAACCGTCGATGTTGCGGTGTTCCCGCCGATTTCGGTTGAGAACTGGACCCTGGACACGTTGTCCGACCGGATCGCCGAGGTCCGTCAGCTGTACCTCGACACCTTGGCGGACTGGCCCTACGACGGGCTGCCCGAGGTGGATCTGTTCGCGAAGAAGCGCGCGCCTGCCGCCGCCGAGAAGACGCCCGCGAAGAAGGCAGCCGCCAAGAAGGCGCCGGCCAAGAAGGCGCCGGCCAAGAAGGCTGCCGCGAAAAAGGCTGCCGCGAAAGAGGTTCCGGCCAAGAAGGCCGCCGCGAAGAAGGCCGCCGCGAAGAAGGCCCCGGCCAAGAAGGCTGCCGTCAAGCAACCTCCCGAGCCGACGCCCGACGTCACTCCGCACGAATCCAGCGTGGACCCGAAGTCCGTGAGTGAGAGGCGACAAGAGAACTCGGAGCAGTCCGACTCAACGACCTCGCAGCCCTGA
- a CDS encoding wax ester/triacylglycerol synthase family O-acyltransferase: MTVAEAVGLSDELGPVDYLLHRGEANPRTRSGIMALELLDTTPDWNRFRSRFENASRKVLRLRQKVVVPTLPTAAPRWVVDPDFNLDFHVRRVRVAEPGTLREVFDLAEVMLQSPLDISRPLWTATLVEGLADGRAATLLHLSHAVTDGVGSVEMFAEIYDLERDPEPRPLPPQPIPQDLTPNDLMRQGINHLPMAIVGGALGALTGAVSAAGKAVLDPLSTVSGIFGYATSGARVLNRAAEPSPLLRRRSLASRTEAIDIRLADLHKAAKAGGGSINDAYLAGLCGALRRYHVALGVPISTLPMAVPVNLRAEGDAAGGNQFTGVNLAAPVGTVDPVARIKKIRAQMTQRREEPAMNIIGSMAPVLSVLPTAVLEGISSSVIGNDVQASNVPVYPGDTYIAGAKIMRQYGIGPLPGVAMMVVLISRGGWCTITVRYDRAAVQKDDLWAQCLLEAFDEILALAGDPPPHALAASFEAKPVASARSASGS, translated from the coding sequence GTGACCGTGGCTGAGGCCGTGGGGTTGTCCGACGAGCTTGGTCCGGTTGATTACCTGCTGCACCGAGGCGAAGCGAACCCGCGGACGCGCTCGGGGATCATGGCGCTGGAGCTGCTCGACACCACGCCGGACTGGAACCGCTTTCGTTCCCGGTTCGAGAATGCGTCCCGCAAGGTTCTGAGGTTGCGGCAGAAAGTCGTCGTGCCGACGCTGCCGACAGCGGCGCCGCGCTGGGTCGTCGATCCGGACTTCAATCTCGACTTCCACGTCCGGCGCGTGCGGGTGGCCGAACCCGGCACCCTTCGCGAGGTGTTCGACCTCGCCGAAGTCATGCTGCAGTCCCCGCTGGACATCTCCCGGCCGCTGTGGACGGCCACCCTGGTCGAAGGACTTGCCGACGGCAGAGCGGCCACGCTGCTGCACCTGAGTCATGCGGTCACCGACGGGGTCGGCAGCGTCGAGATGTTCGCCGAAATCTATGACCTGGAGCGCGATCCGGAGCCCAGGCCGCTGCCCCCGCAACCGATCCCGCAGGATCTGACCCCCAATGACCTGATGCGCCAGGGCATTAACCACCTGCCCATGGCGATCGTCGGCGGCGCGCTGGGGGCGTTGACCGGAGCCGTATCGGCCGCCGGGAAGGCGGTGCTGGATCCGTTGTCCACGGTGTCCGGGATCTTCGGGTACGCCACGTCGGGGGCACGGGTGTTGAACCGGGCGGCCGAACCCTCGCCGCTGCTGCGCCGGCGCAGCCTGGCCAGTCGCACCGAGGCGATCGACATCCGGCTTGCCGACCTCCACAAGGCGGCCAAGGCCGGTGGCGGGTCCATCAACGACGCATATCTGGCCGGTCTGTGCGGCGCGCTGCGGCGCTACCACGTCGCCCTCGGTGTGCCGATCAGCACCCTGCCGATGGCGGTTCCGGTGAACCTGCGCGCCGAAGGCGATGCGGCGGGAGGCAATCAGTTCACCGGAGTCAACCTCGCCGCCCCGGTCGGCACGGTCGATCCGGTGGCCCGGATCAAGAAGATCCGGGCGCAGATGACGCAACGCCGCGAAGAGCCCGCGATGAACATCATCGGGTCCATGGCACCGGTGCTCAGCGTGCTGCCGACCGCGGTGCTGGAGGGCATCAGCAGTTCGGTGATCGGCAACGACGTGCAGGCCAGCAACGTCCCGGTCTATCCGGGAGACACCTACATCGCCGGCGCAAAAATCATGCGGCAGTACGGTATCGGCCCGCTGCCGGGCGTGGCGATGATGGTCGTGCTGATCTCCCGGGGTGGCTGGTGCACCATCACCGTCCGCTACGACAGGGCGGCGGTGCAGAAGGACGACTTGTGGGCCCAGTGCCTGCTGGAGGCCTTCGACGAGATCCTCGCGCTGGCCGGCGATCCGCCGCCGCACGCGCTGGCGGCATCGTTCGAAGCCAAGCCCGTCGCCTCCGCACGATCGGCGTCGGGCTCGTGA